CCTAAAGGAAGGGGCATTCTGGATCCGCTCCGGTGAATATGTGGTCTACTTCCTGATCTATGTCTGGTGCGTCCCGATCGTCGGCTACCTGTTGTCGACAATCGTGTTCGCGGTCTTTCTGACAATCCGGCTGGGATATCGCAGCAAGCAAGCCCTTGGTTTCGCAGCGTTCTTCGGCTTTGCGGTCGTCCTGGTGTTTCGCGCAGGACTGCAGGTGAAAATCCCGCCGGGACAAATTTATGAACATCTGCCGGACGCCATTCGCACGTTCGCCATGGTCTATCTGTGAGGGTCTGAACAATGGAAGCTATTCTTGGTGGAATTCAAATCCTTCTGTCATGGCAGGTCTTGGTTGCTTTGCTCGTGGGGTCCGTCGGTGGCGTGATCATCGGTGCAATCCCAGGTGTCGGAGCCGCCGTCGCCATTGCAATCCTGCTGCCGGCCACCTTCGCATTTGAACCAATTGTCGGACTGACGATCCTGTTGGGGATCTACGGCAGTTCGATGTACGGCGGGTCTATCCCCGCGATCCTGCTCAACACGCCGGGTACACCGGTCAACGCCCTGACCACCTATGACGGGTATCCGATGACCAAACGCGGGCAGGCGCATCGGGCGCTTTCGCTTGCCTATTCGGCCAGTTTCTTTGGCGGGATCTTTGCGATCATCTGCCTGATATTGCTGGCGCCGGTGCTCGCATGGATTGCCCCGAATTTCGGGAGCCGCGAGATCTTCCTTGCCGCCCTTCTGGGCATCATACTGGTGATCCTGGCCCATCGCGGGCAGATCATGGCGGCGGGCATGATGGCGTTCTTCGGGATATTCCTGAGCACGGTGGGACTTGAATCCGCCAAGTACACCCATCGTTTCACCTTTGGTCAGGATTGGCTGACGGGTGGCATCAATCTGATTGTTATCGTTCTTGGCCTCTTCGCTGTTAGTCAGGCGTTGATGCTCTTGCTTGAGCAAGAAAAGGAGCCGGAATCGGCTCGCGTCGAGGGAAGTCTTTGGGGCGGATTTGCCGAGTTGTTGGGGCTGAAACGGGTCGCGAGCGTAGCATCGAGCCTCGGCGTGATGATGGGCACTATTCCAGGCGTTGGTGAGTTCACAGCCCAGTTCTTGTCTTACACATATGCCCAGAAGACTTCGAAGACACCGGAAGCCTTTGGCGACGGGTCTCCCGAGGGGCTCGTGGCGTCGGAATGCGCCAATAACGCGGTGCCTGCGGCGGCCATGATTCCGCTTTTGGCGCTTGGTGTTCCCGGCGAAGCGTTGACGGCGATGATGCTGTCGGTCTTCTACGTTCACAACGTCATTCCGGGGCCGCAACTGTTCCAGAATGAACTGGACTTCGTGATGGCCCTTTATATGGCCATGCTTTTGCTGAACGTGATCGTGATCATCTTCCTGCTGTCATCCACAAACCTGCTGCTGAAGA
This Ruegeria pomeroyi DSS-3 DNA region includes the following protein-coding sequences:
- a CDS encoding tripartite tricarboxylate transporter TctB family protein; translation: MTRLKTFQELFRRDRRPGDLVFAYIFLGFCLFLLFNLRDQAQWLDNAKTVAQPAFWPTVAVVGMTLFAGLHLVGSLVSPRIPGRLKEGAFWIRSGEYVVYFLIYVWCVPIVGYLLSTIVFAVFLTIRLGYRSKQALGFAAFFGFAVVLVFRAGLQVKIPPGQIYEHLPDAIRTFAMVYL
- a CDS encoding tripartite tricarboxylate transporter permease, giving the protein MEAILGGIQILLSWQVLVALLVGSVGGVIIGAIPGVGAAVAIAILLPATFAFEPIVGLTILLGIYGSSMYGGSIPAILLNTPGTPVNALTTYDGYPMTKRGQAHRALSLAYSASFFGGIFAIICLILLAPVLAWIAPNFGSREIFLAALLGIILVILAHRGQIMAAGMMAFFGIFLSTVGLESAKYTHRFTFGQDWLTGGINLIVIVLGLFAVSQALMLLLEQEKEPESARVEGSLWGGFAELLGLKRVASVASSLGVMMGTIPGVGEFTAQFLSYTYAQKTSKTPEAFGDGSPEGLVASECANNAVPAAAMIPLLALGVPGEALTAMMLSVFYVHNVIPGPQLFQNELDFVMALYMAMLLLNVIVIIFLLSSTNLLLKITQIPTRFLGMMILVLSFVGVYSMRNSAVDCAMAAGFGIFGLILKRLNLPIVPIILGVVLGAIMEVKLRSAMARIEEPLDWFNRPISVILILLILFVIGNHYRALILEHRSRLQKAADGEPEDAAEGKVAPEGF